The following are from one region of the Aspergillus chevalieri M1 DNA, chromosome 1, nearly complete sequence genome:
- a CDS encoding HSP70/90 family co-chaperone CNS1 (COG:O;~EggNog:ENOG410PIDA;~InterPro:IPR011990,IPR044059,IPR019734,IPR013026;~PFAM:PF18972;~go_function: GO:0005515 - protein binding [Evidence IEA];~go_function: GO:0051879 - Hsp90 protein binding [Evidence IEA]) encodes MPQIEELPDDFDESIDLNKQPKPAADLPGMPPGADQIPFPINEERMKELEAMDPLAPKMPPNMASVKSHTKEELLDMMNKTPLFMTDISQAGDENGENWMLDALHALQNEGTRGEVAQNFREQGNEAAREKRWIDAKEFYTKAIAVILVKEDKWDKPEDPEEEAKLLRQAEEASYINRALCHLELRNYRSCTLDCASALKLNPRNTKAFYRSSTALYALDKIPEAEDAASRGLELDPENKPIQATAKKIAERKAALERIAAKKKAEADRIRKETQLLSVALKAREIRTRKTGQPPEMEDAGIRLSPDPLSPESTLEFPAVFLYPTDAQSDFIKAFSEMHSIEDHLDYIFPLPWDTKKEYTIDNVECYMQTVTGGLIKAGKKLPLLQILSGGKVEVVDELVTIYVVPSSKTGRFISEMKARKESGS; translated from the exons ATGCCGCAAATCGAAGAGCTCCCCGACGACTTCGATGAGTCCATCGATCTCAACAAGCAGCCAAAGCCCGCTGCAGACCTCCCCGGCATGCCGCCCGGCGCGGACCAGATCCCTTTCCCGATAAATGAGGAGCGCATGAAGGAGCTCGAGGCGATGGATCCGTTGGCGCCAAAGATGCCACCGAATATGGCGTCGGTCAAATCGCATACGAAGGAGGAGTTGTTGGATATGATGAATAAGACGCCTTTGTTCATGACGGATATTAGCCAGGCGGGAGATGAAA ATGGCGAAAATTGGATGCTTGATGCTCTCCACGCCCTGCAGAACGAAGGTACCCGTGGCGAAGTTGCGCAGAATTTTCGCGAACAAGGAAACGAAGCGGCCAGAGAGAAGAGGTGGATCGATGCGAAAGAGTTCTATACCAAAGCGATCGCGGTAATTCTAGTCAAGGAGGACAAGTGGGATAAACCAGAGGATCCTGAAGAGGAGGCAAAGCTGTTGCGCCAGGCGGAGGAGGCATCGTACATCAACCGCGCGCTGTGCCATTTGGAACTGA GGAACTACCGCTCGTGTACTCTTGACTGCGCATCTGCCCTCAAGCTCAACCCCAGGAATACCAAGGCATTCTATCGTTCTTCAACAGCGCTATACGCCCTCGACAAGATTCCCGAAGCCGAAGACGCCGCTTCTCGCGGTCTCGAGCTTGATCCCGAAAACAAACCCATCCAAGCGACAGCCAAGAAGATCGCGGAACGCAAGGCCGCACTGGAGCGCATCgcagccaagaagaaggccgaaGCTGACAGAATCCGCAAAGAAACACAACTCCTCAGCGTCGCTCTGAAGGCTCGAGAGATCCGCACCCGCAAGACAGGACAACCGCCAGAGATGGAGGATGCGGGGATACGCTTGAGCCCTGACCCTCTTTCGCCTGAAAGTACCCTCGAATTCCCCGCTGTGTTCTTGTACCCCACGGATGCGCAGTCGGATTTCATCAAGGCATTTTCGGAGATGCACTCTATTGAGGACCACTTGGATTACATTTTCCCGTTGCCGTGGGACACGAAGAAGGAATACACCATCGACAATGTGGAGTGCTATATGCAGACCGTTACCGGTGGGTTGATCAAGGCTGGTAAGAAGCTGCCTCTTCTGCAGATCCTGAGCGGAGGCAAGGTCGAGGTTGTCGATGAGCTGGTGACGATCTATGTGGTGCCGTCGTCGAAGACTGGGAGGTTCATCTCGGAGATGAAGGCCAGAAAGGAGAGTGGAAGCTGA
- a CDS encoding putative endo-1,4-beta-xylanase (CAZy:GH10;~COG:G;~EggNog:ENOG410PKIH;~InterPro:IPR017853,IPR001000;~PFAM:PF00331;~SECRETED:SignalP(1-22);~go_function: GO:0004553 - hydrolase activity, hydrolyzing O-glycosyl compounds [Evidence IEA];~go_process: GO:0005975 - carbohydrate metabolic process [Evidence IEA]): MVHLSFIATALAASLLPQLTNAAGLNTAATAKGLDYFGTATDNPELTDNTYMTQLNNTDDFGQLTPGNSMKWDATEPSQNSFSFEKGDAIANLAEANGQKLRCHNLVWYQQLPSWVSGGSWTNETLTEALKNHITKVVSHYKGRCYAWDVVNEALNDDGSYRENVFYQHIGEAYIPIAFEAAAAADPDVKLYYNDYSIEYGGDKANAAGNIVKLVQSYGAKIDGVGLQGHFTVGQTPSKKDLASNLKSYTALDVEVAYTEMDVRMEMPSSSDKLSQQSTDYASLVGACAETEGCVGITIWDWTDKYSWVPDTFSGYGDACPWDEKYEKKQAYDGILNALGGSSSARKSRKMRRNLA; the protein is encoded by the exons ATGGTCCATCTATCTTTCATCGCAACAGCCCTGGCGGCTAGCCTCCTGCCACAACT CACCAACGCAGCCGGCCTCAACACCGCCGCCACAGCCAAAGGGCTCGACTACTTTGGAACAGCCACCGACAACCCCGAGCTCACAGACAACACCTACATGACCCAACTCAACAACACTGATGACTTCGGCCAGCTCACCCCCGGTAACTCCATGAAGTGGGACGCCACCGAGCCGTCTCAGAACAGCTTCAGCTTCGAGAAGGGAGATGCCATTGCCAACTTGGCTGAGGCGAATGGGCAGAAACTGCGGTGCCATAATCTGGTTTGGTATCAGCAGTTGCCTAGCTGGGTGTCTGGCGGGTCTTGGACAAATGAGACGCTTACGGAGGCGCTGAAGAATCATATTACCAAGGTGGTTAGTCATTACAAGGGGAGGTGTTATGCTTGGGATGTTGTTAATGAAG CCCTCAACGACGACGGCTCGTACCGCGAGAATGTCTTCTATCAACACATCGGCGAAGCCTACATCCCCATTGCCTTCGAAgctgccgccgctgccgACCCAGACGTGAAACTCTACTATAACGACTACAGCATCGAGTACGGCGGTGACAAGGCTAACGCCGCCGGGAACATCGTCAAATTGGTGCAGTCGTATGGCGCCAAGATCGATGGCGTTGGTCTCCAAGGCCATTTCACCGTCGGCCAGACACCCAGCAAGAAAGACCTCGCTAGTAACCTGAAGTCGTACACGGCATTGGATGTCGAAGTTGCATACACTGAGATGGATGTCCGTATGGAGATGCCGTCGAGTAGCGATAAGTTGTCGCAGCAGTCGACGGACTATGCGAGTCTTGTTGGGGCTTGTGCGGAGACGGAGGGCTGTGTTGGTATTACTATTTGGGATTGGACTGATAAGTACTCGTGGGTGCCGGATACTTTCTCTGGCTATGGGGATGCTTGTCCTTGGGATGAGAAATATGAGAAGAAGCAGGCGTATGATGGTATCCTTAATGCGCTTGGAGGCTCTTCCAGTGCTAGGAAGAGTAGGAAGA TGCGCCGGAACCTGGCTTAG
- a CDS encoding uncharacterized protein (COG:S;~EggNog:ENOG410PT80), producing the protein MDPNATTTSAPTAANTGYPVLQSHRQQQTQHQQQHYGQQFPFHPGAFPQTKTPSQQHSFGAVPFSQPGGPGGAIMPAAGGFPQHSSAGPHANFTAPFVQPPVPSSMNHFLPPQVSSSTPNPPSTVAQTFSQNMASMSANNMISAQQQRPFQQQPQQPQPQQQPQHPQQPQQPQQPQQQTQQAQPQPQPQQQQQQQQSAAPFQGTPQQTATQSGPAAAREKARVAVLLELNSMLLQEVVNLQVAGKAGAPPQQQGSQESNPSPGSDQGASPAQKPSPEYIECMRRLQANLAYLATIADRAKKSGGVPPPAPAIMTPPPNMPSMVEVYNKLNELFPRPNKGGIGTPQPSPQGLPGNGKPSPSPAAESVV; encoded by the exons ATGGATCCCAACGCTACCACGACATCGGCCCCTACGGCCGCCAACACCGGCTATCCCGTCTTACAGAGCCACCGCCAACAACAGacccagcaccagcagcaacacTACGGCCAGCAGTTTCCTTTTCATCCCGGCGCTTTCCCCCAGACCAAGACTCCGTCCCAGCAACATTCTTTCGGTGCGGTACCCTTTTCGCAACCTGGCGGCCCCGGTGGAGCTATCATGCCAGCCGCTGGAGGATTTCCCCAGCACTCGTCCG CAGGACCCCACGCGAACTTTACAGCACCTTTCGTTCAGCCTCCTGTTCCCTCGAGCATGAACCATTTCCTCCCACCTCAGGTTTCCTCTTCGACACCAAATCCCCCGTCGACCGTAGCGCAAACATTTTCGCAGAATATGGCCTCGATGTCGGCGAATAATATGATTTCTGCACAGCAGCAGAGACCTTTCCAGCAGCAACCGCAGCaaccgcagccgcagcaacaaccacaacatcCACAACAACCGCAACAACCGCAACAACCGCAACAACAGACCCAACAAGCACaaccgcagccgcagccgcagcagcaacagcaacagcaacagtcAGCGGCGCCCTTCCAAGGAACACCCCAGCAAACGGCGACCCAATCCGGTCCCGCAGCGGCCCGGGAGAAAGCGCGTGTCGCCGTCCTCTTGGAGCTGAACTCGATGCTGCTTCAAGAAGTGGTGAACCTCCAAGTCGCAGGCAAGGCCGGAGCACCCCCTCAACAACAGGGTTCGCAGGAATCGAACCCCTCCCCCGGATCCGACCAGGGCGCCAGCCCCGCGCAAAAACCCAGCCCCGAATACATCGAGTGCATGCGCCGGTTACAAGCAAACCTTGCTTATCTTGCGACTATCGCCGACCGGGCGAAGAAGTCGGGCGGTGTTCCTCCGCCAGCGCCTGCTATTATGACGCCGCCTCCAAATATGCCGTCTATGGTGGAGGTCTATAACAAACTTAATGAGTTGTTCCCAAGGCCCAACAAGGGTGGGATTGGGACGCCGCAGCCAAGTCCGCAGGGTCTTCCTGGTAATGGGAAACCTAGTCCGTCGCCGGCTGCGGAGTCTGTGGTTTGA